In Eupeodes corollae chromosome 3, idEupCoro1.1, whole genome shotgun sequence, a single genomic region encodes these proteins:
- the LOC129950890 gene encoding neural cell adhesion molecule 2 → MEYNHTNMDILQRLIAFVFLIVIVSTSGTDQSNVLTLAPSSDEISHFVNSSFIIFCRSNNTDLKPQWKGPLGIEIDNYKGRVHIEENPGQLALVFEHIDVIDRGTWACRTSENDNDYYQKSFQLLVNQKISFEETEPVQSVMENRDATVSCKVRGDPKPTISWYRNGDPIKFPSTKFKQLSDGLFIKSVSQADDGEYTCRAFQISATVTDVQDKTILLRIQKKPQWSSNETINNYYAYLGGFVNLSCEAVAEPPASFTWIYDSKAISSNIKSDYRIYYELYSSVLEINVRNENQFGEYKCKVANPLGHLERTIRLKKGHKPVAPSKFQLRRVYSDSFELDIRSVKYTDIPENMNTIGYRVEYMSENNFKYAAGNWSFAERTDFNFVRGVRFIVKGLDRNTTYYMRAACMNLAGLSDWTKVSIFTTLANSAKKTIDLTINASIILSMAMIFNCLKLF, encoded by the exons TTTCAACATCCGGAACTGACCAAAGCAACGTACTTACTTTAGCTCCATCATCTGATGAAATCAgccattttgtaaattcttCCTTCATTATATTTTGTAGATCTAATAACACAGATTTGAAACCACAATGGAAAGGACCATTGGGTATAGAAATAGATAACTACAAAggacgagtacatatagaagaGAATCCTG GCCAGCTGGCACTAGTTTTCGAACATATCGATGTCATCGATAGAGGTACTTGGGCATGCCGTACTTCTGAGAATGACAATGATTATTATCAAAAGTCCTTCCAGCTCCTTGTAAATC AGAAAATATCCTTTGAGGAAACGGAACCAGTGCAGTCGGTGATGGAAAACAGAGATGCCACAGTTTCTTGCAAAGTAAGAGGCGACCCAAAACCCACAATATCTTGGTACAGAAATGGTGATCCGATAAAAT TTCCAAGTACAAAATTTAAGCAATTGTCCGATGgactttttattaaatcagTATCTCAGGCGGACGATGGTGAATATACCTGTCGGGCTTTTCAAATATCAGCAACAGTGACAGATGTTCAGGATAAAACTATTTTACTTCGAATTCAAA AAAAACCCCAATGGTCCAGCAACGAGACAATAAATAATTACTATGCCTATTTGGGTGGCTTTGTTAATTTATCATGCGAAGCTGTAGCCGAACCTCCAGCATCTTTTACTTGGATTTATGACAGCAAGGCAATCAGCAGCAACATCAAATCCGATTATAGAATATATTATGAATTGTATAGTTCggttttggaaataaatgttaggaatgaaaatcaatttggtGAATATAAATGCAAAGTTGCAAATCCGCTGGGACATCTGGAACGTACGATTCGACTTAAAAAAGGACATAAGCCAGTTGCACCATCGAAATTTCAATTGCGACGAGTTTATTCGGATTCATTTGAATTGGATATCCGATCGGTGAAGTATACGGATATTCCGGAGAATATGAACACAATAGGCTATAGAGTGGAGTATATGTCGGAGAATAATTTTAAGTATGCGGCCGGGAATTGGAGTTTTGCTGAGAGgacagattttaattttgtaagag GAGTTCGATTCATAGTAAAAGGCCTCGACAGAAATACCACTTATTACATGAGAGCTGCTTGTATGAATTTGGCGGGTTTGAGCGATTGGACAAAAGTTTCAATATTTACAACTTTAGCAAATAGTGCAAAGAAGACAATAGATTTAACAATAAACGCTTCGATTATTTTAAGTATGGCTATgattttcaattgtttaaaattattttga